Within Acidimicrobiales bacterium, the genomic segment CCTCGTCGAACACGAGACCAAGACCCTCGAGATCCTCCACGACATCCTCTGCTGTGTAGAGGACTGTCGGATCCTGCGGCCCGCCCCACCCCTCCTCGATGTTTCGAGGATGGTGCGCCACGACGAAAAGGCGCCCACCCTCCCCGACACCTCCGGCAGCGGCGCGCAGGGACACACGCCGTTCGTGGGCGCGCAGCTGCAGATAGGCGACGACGACGAGGTCGAACAGCCGGGGTGGCGGCTCGAAGGAGACGACGTCAGCGCAGACCGCCGCGAGCCGGACACCCTTCGCTCGGGCGAACTCCACACTCCGCCGCAGCGCGATCAGCGAGAAGTCGACGGCCGTGACCTCCCATCCCCGCGAAGCCAGCCAGACTGCGTTTCTGCCCTCGCCGGAAGCCCAGTCGAGCGCACGGCCGGGAGGCAGGCCGCCCACTCGCTCGACGAGGAAGCGGTTCGGCTCGGTAGTCCACGGGAAGGCGGAAGCCTCGTAGCGCGAATCCCAATCGTGTCTTTTCATGCCACTCTCACCGTAGGACGCCAAGATACGAGCGGTAGCCGGGTAGACGAGCCCTTTGATGCATGTGCGTGTCTGTTCGCAAGTTAGGTGCCCGCTTGCGAGCCCGGTGCCCGCGACCGTGTCCGACCTATGCTTAGCGGATGCCTGTTTGATCAATGCCTCTAGGGAATCGTGCGAGGTGAGCGGAGGGGCCGAAGCGATGGCAACCACGGCGGAAAGTGATTTCTCCAACGAACACGCTAACCCTGTCGGAAGCCCGGCCGTCGAGGTCCCGGGCTATGGCCCAGTGTGCGAAGGAGCCATCCGCTGATGGCACTAGCCGAGTCAGAGACGATCAAAAACCATGCCTCGTTCATCTGGTCGGTCGCCGACCTGCTCCGAGGCGACTACAAGCAGTCGGAGTATGGCCGGGTGATCCTGCCTTTGACGGTTATTCGCCGCCTCGACTGCGTCCTCGAACCGACCAAGGCCAAGGTGCTCGAAACCGCAGACGACCTGAAAGGGAAGCTGGAGAACATCGAACCGGTGTTGTGCAAGGTTTCAGGCCACCAATTTTACAACACCAGTCCGTTGGACTTACGCCGCCTACTCGACGACCCGGACAGGATCGCCGACAACCTGCGGGCCTACATCGCCGGGTTCTCGGCCTCGGCTCGTGACATCCTGGAGCACTTCGGCTTCGACACGCACATCGACCGACTCCAGCGCGCCAACCTCCTCTATCAGGTGATCGCCAAGTTCGTGGAAATCGACCTGCACCCCGACGTCGTGTCGAACCTGGAGATGGGCTACCTCTACGAGGAGCTGATCAGGAGGTTCTCAGAGATCTCCAACGAGACCGCAGGCGAGCATTTCACGCCCCGCGAAGTGATCCGGTTGATGGTGAACCTTCTCTTCGCCGAGGACGGGGAGGTGCTCTCAAAGCCCGGGGTGAAGAGAACGCTATTCGACCCGGCATGCGGGACGGGAGGGATGCTCTCGGTCGCGGAAGAGTATCTCCGCCACCTGAACCCGGAGGCCACACTAGAGGTCTATGGCCAGGAGGTGAACCCGGAGACCTATGCGACCTGTCGCGCCGACATGATGCTCAAGGGTCAGGATGCCTCCCACATCGTGCTCGGCAACTCGTTCTCCGAAGACGGATTTGAAGGCGAGACGTTCGACTACATGCTTGCGAACCCGCCGTTCGGGGTCGACTGGAAGAAGGTCGAGAAGGTCGTGAAGGACGAAGCCGCCACGAAGGGTTTTGCCGGACGGTTTGGCGCGGGTCTGCCACGCATCAATGACGGGTCGTTGCTGTTCCTGCAGCACATGATCGCCAAGATGCGCCCCGTCGAGCACGGCGGTTCCCGCATCGCGATCGTGTTCAATGGGTCGCCGTTGTTCACCGGCGCAGCTGGCTCCGGTGAGTCCGAGATCCGCCGGTGGATCATCGAGAACGACTGGCTCGACGCCATCGTCGCCCTCCCGGATCAGTTGTTCTACAACACCGGGATTTCCACCTACATCTGGATCGTCACCAACCGAAAGAGTCCCGAGCGACGTGGGACGGTCCAGCTGATCGACGCGCGCGACCTTTTCGTGAAAATGCGCAAGTCCCTCGGAGACAAGCGCAAGGAGATCAGCACCGAGCAGATCGACGAGATCACCCGCCTCTACCACGACCGCACCGAGAGCGACAGGGTGAAGATCTTCCCCAACGAAGCCTTTGGGTTCCTCCGCATCACCGTCGAACGGCCTTTGCGCGTCCACTACGAGGTCAACGATGACACCCTTGCCCAACTCGAAGCCGACAAGACCATTGCCGCCCTCGACCCTACCCACCGCACAGCACTTCTCGACGCACTCTCGGCTTGGAAGGGCGATCGGTGGGAGTACGGGAGCAAGGATCTGGCCAAGCGGGTCCGCGAGGTCTGCGAGAGCCTCTCCGGGGACAACAAGAAGCTTCAAAAGGCAGTCCTCGACGCGCTGATCGTTCGCGACCCGGCCGACCCCATTGTCACCAAACCAAACGGCAAGCCCGAACCGGACCCGGAACTGCGCGACCAAGAGAACGTGCCCCTGCCGGCCGTACCCGTCACTTTCGAAGCTGACGTGACCGGCCGCCTGGAGACACCCGCCTACCGTCAGGCGATCGACGACTACATGGCCAACGAGGTCCTCCCATATGTCCCCGACGCGTGGGTTGATCACACCAAGACCAAGATCGGCTACGAGATTCCGTTCACCAGGCACTTCTACAAATACGTCCCACCGCGACCCCTCGCCGAGATCGACGCCGAGATCAAACAGTTGGAAGCCGAGATCCGAGAACTCCTTGGCGAGGTAACTGAATGAGCAGGTGGCCACGGGTACCGCTGAAGTTCGTCGTTGGCATTAACGAGCGTTCACTTCCGGAGTCCACTCCCGATGGCTACGAATTCCGCTACATCGACATCGCTACTGTGGGGAGAGGATGCCTGGTAGCCGAACCGCAAGTAATGAGCTTCGCCGATGCGCCAAGCCGTGCGCGCCGACTTGTCCGAGTTGGGGACACAATCACGTCAACGGTCCGCACCTACCTGCGAGCCGTCTACCCGATTACTGCAGCGGACAACCCTGCCACTCTCGTGGTCTCAACCGGTTTCGCCGTTCTAACGCCGCGCGCACCGCTCGACTCCCGATTTTTCGCATGGGTGGCACAGAGCGACCCCTTTGTTGAGGAAGTCGTCGCTCGATCGGTAGGTGTCTCCTACCCTGCGATCAACGCTTCCGACCTCGGCAGATTGGAGATACCTCTGCCGTCCACTGAGGAGCAGCGAGCGATCGCTGATTTCTTAGACGCCGAGACAGCCCGTATCGACGCCCTCATCGCCAAACAACGCCAGCTCATAAACCTGCTGCAAGAGCGCCGTCAGACACTGATCA encodes:
- a CDS encoding DNA methyltransferase, whose translation is MALAESETIKNHASFIWSVADLLRGDYKQSEYGRVILPLTVIRRLDCVLEPTKAKVLETADDLKGKLENIEPVLCKVSGHQFYNTSPLDLRRLLDDPDRIADNLRAYIAGFSASARDILEHFGFDTHIDRLQRANLLYQVIAKFVEIDLHPDVVSNLEMGYLYEELIRRFSEISNETAGEHFTPREVIRLMVNLLFAEDGEVLSKPGVKRTLFDPACGTGGMLSVAEEYLRHLNPEATLEVYGQEVNPETYATCRADMMLKGQDASHIVLGNSFSEDGFEGETFDYMLANPPFGVDWKKVEKVVKDEAATKGFAGRFGAGLPRINDGSLLFLQHMIAKMRPVEHGGSRIAIVFNGSPLFTGAAGSGESEIRRWIIENDWLDAIVALPDQLFYNTGISTYIWIVTNRKSPERRGTVQLIDARDLFVKMRKSLGDKRKEISTEQIDEITRLYHDRTESDRVKIFPNEAFGFLRITVERPLRVHYEVNDDTLAQLEADKTIAALDPTHRTALLDALSAWKGDRWEYGSKDLAKRVREVCESLSGDNKKLQKAVLDALIVRDPADPIVTKPNGKPEPDPELRDQENVPLPAVPVTFEADVTGRLETPAYRQAIDDYMANEVLPYVPDAWVDHTKTKIGYEIPFTRHFYKYVPPRPLAEIDAEIKQLEAEIRELLGEVTE